The following proteins are co-located in the Hevea brasiliensis isolate MT/VB/25A 57/8 chromosome 11, ASM3005281v1, whole genome shotgun sequence genome:
- the LOC131170450 gene encoding metal tolerance protein 9-like, with protein MISPGTDSFDYRTELPSPPPPGEEVPVVASVPSWRLNMDKFQLPERRLETHHFGFTYIFKTVKRRRQIAEYYNRQEKLLESFNEFESSTELGILPQALTEKEVKQLARSEKTAIYASNIANLVLFLAKVYASVESRSMAVIASTVDSLLDVLSGFILWFTDNNMRTPNHYRYPIGKQRMQPVGIVVFASVMATLGLQILFESGRQLIAKAQPERDPNKEKWMIGIMVSVTVIKLALTIFCRRFKNEIIRAYAKDHLFDVITNSIGLATAVLAIKFHWWLDPLGAILIALYTISNWSGTVMENVWLLIGRAAPPEYIAKLTYLIWNHHEKIKKIDTIRAYTFGIHYFVEADIVLPEEMSLSHAHNIGETLQEKLEQLPEVERAFVHVDFEFTHHPEHNPKRTN; from the exons ATGATTAGTCCTGGAACGGATTCGTTTGACTATCGAACGGAGCTTCCATCGCCTCCACCACCGGGGGAGGAGGTGCCGGTGGTAGCAAGCGTCCCTTCTTGGAGACTCAACATGGATAAATTTCAGTTGCCTGAAAGACGTCTGGAAACTCATCATTTTGGCTTTACATATATTTTCAAAACAGTGA AGAGACGAAGACAGATTGCAGAATATTACAACAGGCAGGAAAAGCTTCTTGAATCCTTCAATGAATTTGAATCCTCCACTGAGCTTGGAATTTTGCCTCAGGCTTTGACAGAG AAAGAAGTAAAACAACTAGCAAGGAGTGAGAAAACGGCAATCTATGCATCAAACATAGCAAATTTGGTACTTTTCTTGGCAAAAGTATATGCTTCAGTTGAAAGTAGATCAATGGCAGTAATAGCATCAACAGTGGACTCTCTCTTAGATGTCTTGTCTGGTTTTATCCTCTGGTTTACTGATAATAATATGAGAACTCCTAATCACTATAGATATCCCATTGGCAAGCAGAGGATGCAACCTGTG GGAATAGTGGTATTTGCATCAGTAATGGCAACTCTAGGGTTACAGATATTGTTTGAATCAGGACGGCAACTAATCGCCAAG GCTCAACCAGAGAGGGATCCAAACAAAGAAAAATGGATGATAGGGATAATGGTATCGGTAACAGTAATAAAACTAGCTCTGACAATATTTTGTCGGAGATTCAAGAATGAAATAATAAGGGCATATGCCAAGGATCATCTTTTTGATGTGATCACCAACTCAATTGGTCTAGCCACTGCCGTTTTAGCTATCAAATTCCACTGGTGGCTTGATCCTCTTGGAGCTATACTA ATAGCTTTATACACAATAAGCAATTGGTCGGGTACGGTTATGGAGAACGTATGGTTGTTGATCGGAAGAGCAGCACCGCCGGAGTATATAGCGAAGCTAACATACCTAATTTGGAATCATCACGAGAAGATAAAGAAAATAGACACCATTAGAGCATACACATTTGGTATTCACTACTTTGTGGAAGCAGACATTGTATTGCCTGAAGAAATGTCACTTTCACATGCACATAACATTGGAGAGACACTTCAAGAAAAGCTTGAACAACTTCCTGAGGTCGAACGAGCTTTTGTTCATGTGGATTTTGAATTTACTCATCACCCAGAACACAACCCCAAGAGGACTAATTGA